The DNA segment TATGGCTTTATACCCATAGAGCAGGCATAAAAACTCTTGTATGGACAGACTCTTTTCAGACATTATGTATGTTTGCAGCTCTCATTCTTATTATAGTAAATGTAGCACATTCTATGAATATGGGAGTAGGTGATACCGTCTCATCCATAATTTCAGATTCGAAAAGTAGAATTTTTATATTTGATGATTGGGTTTCCAGGCAAAATTTCTTTAAACAGTTCTTTAGTGGTATATTTATAGTAATTGTTATGACAGGGCTTGATCAGGATATGATGCAGAAAAATCTTACATGCAAAACTTTGAAAGAGGCTCAAAAAGATATGTGTACTTATGGCTTCGCTTTTGTTCCGGCTAACCTTTTGTTTCTATCATTAGGAGTTTTATTAATAACGTTCGCTTCGCGTCAGGGCATAAACATTCCTGCTACAGGAGATGAATTGTTACCTATGTTTGCTGCAACAGGCAAATTAGGAGATCTTGTCGTAATATTATTTACTATAGGTATTGTGGCCGCTTCATTCAGTAGTGCAGATTCTTCTCTTACAGCACTTACAACAAGTTTCTGTGTTGACATAAAAGGTAAGCCTGAAGATGAACGCTTACGTAAAATTTCGCATCTGATGATATCTGTCTTATTCATAATATTTATATTACTATTCAAGACTATTAATTCTAAGAGTATGATAGATGTAATATACATATTATGTTCATATACATATGGACCACTTCTTGGATTGTTTGCATTCGGATTACTTACCAAATATAAAGTAAGGGATAACTTGGTGCCAGTAGTCGCATTATTATCTCCATTAATTTGTTATATAATTAATATCTTTTCGTCAAAATTTTGGGGATATGAATTTGGCTATGAACTGTTAATGTTGAATGGATTATTAACATTTTTGGGCTTATATTTACTGAGAAAGAAATAACATACATTATGTTAAATCACAAATATTTATATAATATTAATAAACGTGTCTTTTTAAGGTAAAATTTTTCGCATGGAATTTATATAGATGAAAAAAAACTAATTTTTCGGCAAAAAAATAGCCATAAAAAATATTGGTTGAAAAGAAAATGATGTATATTTGCATCAATAAAAATGATAAAGTACTGATATTCAATATATCAGTATAGATATAAAATTTAATGGTTAAGGTTTATGGTTGATTAATTTAGTTTTTTTAAAGTATTGAGAAAAGGGTCACGCTGAGACAGCGAGGCCCTTTTTATTTAACAAAGGCAATGTTATAATATAGAATTATGGTTAAAACTTATATATTAGATTTTGATGGAACTATGGGTGATACCCGTAGTCTGATAGTGAAGACAATGCAGCAAACTATAGCTGAATTGGGACTTCCAAAACGTACAGATAATCAGTGTGCTTCAATGATAGGATTACCATTGAAACAGACATTCACGGATCTTATACCTATGGATGATGATATGGGAAACCTGTGTGCTGAAACATATACTAGAATCTTTGCGAAGAATAATGTGCCTGGTGCTGTTCCTGTATTTCCTAATGTACTGGATACTATAAAAAAGTTATATGAAAGTGGATGCATAATAACTATAGCAAGTAGCAGGCGTAGACAATCTCTTTTGAATTTTATTGACGAGATGAAACTTAATAAATACATTTCATTTGTAGTCAGTGCTTCTGATGTAGATAGAGCAAAACCTTTCCCTGATATGGTTTATAATATATTAGAAGAAACGAAATGTAAACCGGATGAATCAATTGTCGTAGGGGATACCACATTCGATATAGAAATGGGTAAATCAGCTGGAAGTCTTACTTGTGGGGTCACATATGGAAATGGCACGAGAGTGCAACTAGTGCAGTCTCATGCCGATTATATTATAAATGACTTCAGTGAACTACTGAACATCTAATATTATTTTCCTATCTCAGATAGATAACGGTCTGCTTCAATCGCAGCCTTACAGCCACTGCCGGCAGCTGTTATAGCTTGTCGGTAATGTGGGTCGGCTATATCTCCTGCTGCATATATTCCAGGTATTTTTGTTTTTGGAGTTCCTGCAATAGTCTTTATATAACCTATTTTATCTGTTTCAAGCCATTCTTTGAATACATCAGAATTCGGTTTGTGACCAATGGCTAGGAAGAACCCGTCAATAGCTATATCAACAAGCTTTTCATCAGCTTCTCCCTTGCGTTTTATAAGATGAGCTCCTTCTACACCATCTTCACCAAATAACCCGAGAGTGTTGTGTTCGAAAAGTATTTCGATGTTCTCTTTGTCGGCAACACGTTGCTGCATTACCTTTGATGCGCGCAAGAAAGTTTTTCGTACTATCAGATATACTTTATTGGCAAGTCCAGAAAGATATAATGCATCTTCGCATGCTGTATCACCACCACCAACGACGGCTACAGTCTTTTTACGATAGAAAAATCCGTCACATGTAGCACATGCTGAAACCCCTTTTCCGTTATATTTTTTCTCGTCAGGCAAACCTAAATATTTAGCTGAAGCTCCTGTTGCTATTATAACAGTTTCTGCTTCAATGATATTCCCTTCATCTGTAGTTAGTTGATAAGGAGACTTAGAGAGGTCGGCTTTTACAATCTCGCCATCGCGTATGTCGCAACCGAAACGCTCAGCCTGCTCGCGCATATCCATCATCATTTGATTTCCATCCACGCCATTTGGATATCCTGGGAAATTCTCTACCTCAGTGGTCTGAGTAAGTTGACCACCTGGTTGTATTCCAGCATATTCCACAGGTTTCAGGTTGGCACGGGCAGCGTATATAGCAGCAGTATATCCAGCAGGACCACTACCTACAATGAGGCAACGGACCTTTTCTATTTTCTCCATAAGTAACTCTTATTTATTTAGTAATTCCTCTATCTTGTTTGCGATATTATCAATTTTCTCTGTTGGTTCGTAACGAGCTTCTACTAATCCAAATTTATTTATAAGGAACTTCGTGAAATTCCATTTTATGTCTGGTTTTTCTTTATATTCAGGATCTTCTTTGGATAGCATATCATCTAGAATTTTTGCTATAGGGTGTGACATATCCCATCCTGCAAAGCTCTTTTGTTCTTTTAGATATTTGTATAGAGGTTCTGCTTCATCTCCGTTGACTTTTATTTTCTTGAAACGAGGAAATTCTGTACCATAGTTTAGCTTACAGAAATTATGAATAGTGTCATCCGTTCCAGGAGCTTGTTGACCGAATTGGTTACAAGGGAAGTCCAGTATCTCAAAACCTCTACTATGAAATCTTTCATATAGCTTTTCCAGTTCTTCATACTGTGGTGTAAAACCGCATTTTGTGGCTGTATTCACAATAAGCAATACCTCATTTGTGTATTCCTTAAGTGTTACATCATTGCCTTTTCTGTCTTTGACAGTGAAATCATAAATTGTTTTCATCTTTATTCTAATTCTTCTGTGTTTATTATATAATGGTTTACAAAAATACTAAATAATTAATTAACTGCAAGGACATTACATATTATTAACATAACGTATTTTGAAAGCCAAATAGCAAATTGTATCTTATATTATTGCGCTAATGGTTTTTATATGCTAAAAATAAACTTATTATCGTGTATAATAGGCCGTTGACTTATATGCTCAATTCTTGAATGTTGTCTTTTTGCATTGTAAAACATAATGCAAAAAGATAAGTGTATCGTAAAAAAAATAGAATGTATTTATTTGTCTTGTATTAATACAAAAAAATAAAGAGAAAATGTGATGCCTTGAGGAATGATAATGATTCTTTATGAACGTTTGGGGGCTTTATTGAACCGGTTGACTACCTTTTTTGGGGTCTTAATCCGTTTTTTTTAGTATATAAACAAAAATGCGTTGAATATATGCAACTATTCAACGCATTTCTAATATTGATTGTATATCTTATTTCTTGCTAGCTTTACCGTAACGGTTCATGAACTTGTCTACGCGACCTGCTGTATCGACAAGCTTATTCTTACCTGTGTAGAACGGGTGAGATGTACTAGAGATTTCTATTTTTACCATTGGGTAAGTTTCGCCTTCAAATTCTACTGTTTCTGTAGTCTTGCATGTAGACTTTGATAGGAACATATCACCGTTGGACATATCCTTAAATACGACGGGGCGATAGTTTTCTGGATGAATTCCTTTTCTCATTTTATTATTTATCTAAAATTATTATATTCTTTCGAGCTGCAAAGGTACTAACTATTTTTCATCGATGCAAATATTTTTCATATTTATTTTGTATACTGATTAAAAATAGCGATATTTGCATTCAAATAATTATGAGTACAGATAACATAGAAATAGAATATCATCCATTGCAGCCTTTTATTCCTGATGGTGCACGATTGCTTATGCTTGGCAGTTTTCCTCCTTCAAAGAAACGTTGGTGTATGGATTTTTTCTACCCTAATTTTATAAATGATATGTGGCGTATCTTTGGATTAGTGTTCTTTTCTGA comes from the Xylanibacter oryzae DSM 17970 genome and includes:
- a CDS encoding sodium:solute symporter — encoded protein: MIIVITVLIYFLILLMLSRLTSRKSYNNDAFYRANRKSPWYMVAFGMIGASISGVTFISVPGMVEKTDMTYMQTCIGFIFGYFAVAFILLPVYYKLRLTTIYSYLDSRLGKMSYKTGASFFLLSKMTGAAVRFYVVCIILQKFVLDALNVPFVITVVVMVGLIWLYTHRAGIKTLVWTDSFQTLCMFAALILIIVNVAHSMNMGVGDTVSSIISDSKSRIFIFDDWVSRQNFFKQFFSGIFIVIVMTGLDQDMMQKNLTCKTLKEAQKDMCTYGFAFVPANLLFLSLGVLLITFASRQGINIPATGDELLPMFAATGKLGDLVVILFTIGIVAASFSSADSSLTALTTSFCVDIKGKPEDERLRKISHLMISVLFIIFILLFKTINSKSMIDVIYILCSYTYGPLLGLFAFGLLTKYKVRDNLVPVVALLSPLICYIINIFSSKFWGYEFGYELLMLNGLLTFLGLYLLRKK
- a CDS encoding HAD family hydrolase, with the protein product MVKTYILDFDGTMGDTRSLIVKTMQQTIAELGLPKRTDNQCASMIGLPLKQTFTDLIPMDDDMGNLCAETYTRIFAKNNVPGAVPVFPNVLDTIKKLYESGCIITIASSRRRQSLLNFIDEMKLNKYISFVVSASDVDRAKPFPDMVYNILEETKCKPDESIVVGDTTFDIEMGKSAGSLTCGVTYGNGTRVQLVQSHADYIINDFSELLNI
- the trxB gene encoding thioredoxin-disulfide reductase; translated protein: MEKIEKVRCLIVGSGPAGYTAAIYAARANLKPVEYAGIQPGGQLTQTTEVENFPGYPNGVDGNQMMMDMREQAERFGCDIRDGEIVKADLSKSPYQLTTDEGNIIEAETVIIATGASAKYLGLPDEKKYNGKGVSACATCDGFFYRKKTVAVVGGGDTACEDALYLSGLANKVYLIVRKTFLRASKVMQQRVADKENIEILFEHNTLGLFGEDGVEGAHLIKRKGEADEKLVDIAIDGFFLAIGHKPNSDVFKEWLETDKIGYIKTIAGTPKTKIPGIYAAGDIADPHYRQAITAAGSGCKAAIEADRYLSEIGK
- a CDS encoding glutathione peroxidase — encoded protein: MKTIYDFTVKDRKGNDVTLKEYTNEVLLIVNTATKCGFTPQYEELEKLYERFHSRGFEILDFPCNQFGQQAPGTDDTIHNFCKLNYGTEFPRFKKIKVNGDEAEPLYKYLKEQKSFAGWDMSHPIAKILDDMLSKEDPEYKEKPDIKWNFTKFLINKFGLVEARYEPTEKIDNIANKIEELLNK
- a CDS encoding type B 50S ribosomal protein L31, whose product is MRKGIHPENYRPVVFKDMSNGDMFLSKSTCKTTETVEFEGETYPMVKIEISSTSHPFYTGKNKLVDTAGRVDKFMNRYGKASKK